In one Streptomyces marincola genomic region, the following are encoded:
- a CDS encoding ester cyclase → MATPEQNRATLERYYEECLNKGNLDVIYEGAVDDHISHGTAPNGRSGVEHLKEWVRLQRAAMPDLHVTVEDWIIEGDKVVSRFTARGTHTGEPYNGQIPARGRKLELPGIVIDEFNEEGKIFESWFSIDGFDLATQLGAFDAPDAP, encoded by the coding sequence ATGGCCACTCCCGAGCAGAACCGGGCCACGCTGGAGCGCTACTACGAGGAGTGCCTGAACAAGGGCAACCTCGACGTCATCTACGAGGGCGCGGTCGACGACCACATCAGCCACGGCACCGCGCCCAACGGCCGCTCCGGCGTCGAGCACCTGAAGGAGTGGGTGCGGCTCCAGCGCGCCGCCATGCCGGACCTGCACGTCACCGTCGAGGACTGGATCATCGAGGGCGACAAGGTCGTCAGCCGGTTCACCGCCCGAGGCACCCACACCGGCGAGCCCTACAACGGGCAGATCCCGGCCCGCGGTCGCAAGCTCGAACTCCCCGGCATCGTCATCGACGAGTTCAACGAGGAAGGCAAGATCTTCGAGAGCTGGTTCTCCATCGACGGCTTCGACCTCGCCACGCAGCTGGGCGCGTTCGACGCCCCGGACGCGCCGTGA
- a CDS encoding AfsR/SARP family transcriptional regulator, which yields MVEFRLLGAVEVWAEGRPVPLGHARQRCVLAALLVDAEQWVSPDQLLHRVWGDELPRRARETLYTYLSRLRGALEGHGPRITRRSGGYVLSPGGAEVDLHRFRELAERARATADPGAALGLWREALGLWRGEALSGLASPWLDGVRQVLDDERWAAFLDHNDAALAAGRHAELLPRLAGAVAERELDQRLAGQLMLALYRSGRAADALTHYERVRRGLAEELGTDPGPGLRDLYQRVLADAPGLQGGAPSATAAVPRQLPTPPPVFVGRHRERDELGTGTAHGRPVVLHTVGGAGGVGKTWLALRWAHDNLARFPDGQLYADLRGFDPAAEPVEPHAVLRRFLEALGVDPDGMPGDADARTALYRSLVAGKRLLVLLDNARDAEQVRPLLPGGQGCVAVITSRNRMDALVATHGARPVPLGMLPPDAARELLARHLGARRVDDEARAVDALVEHCAGLPLALGIVAARAIAHPEFPLALLAGELRPADERLDALETGDLSTSLRTVLRASWRPLSGPARDLLAALGSAPAAPDISRAALAALAGRAAGPVRRVVAELEAAHLLQQHRPGRFRVHDLVRLYAAETAREAPGAAEAPRRLIDFYVQTAHVAWRVIDGADSPFADRLAPPAPLPGCEPLRLSGVEAAMEWFGTEHDCLLAAQEAALDLGLPEHVVALAWSLLPFHWARHHLAEYLAAWRSAAAAVERFPVRPVLRIVVDWRLGHTAAVAGRYEEALAHLARARAAAEEAGDAAGLAHVHRTTAWVLDQRGDLDAALGHARQALRLYREVGHAVWLAMQRNAVGWLYTLLGRYEEAREQCEQALGVLDPEGHGSERATILDTLGLVAHRTGRLPDAVAYYLRSLDLVRGLGLARDEAETLDRLAETYRDLGRPEAAREAWEQALAIHVAQGRAEAAAETRRNLAEGGAAADADA from the coding sequence GTGGTGGAGTTCCGGTTACTCGGTGCGGTCGAGGTGTGGGCCGAAGGGCGCCCCGTGCCGTTGGGGCACGCGCGGCAGCGGTGCGTGCTCGCGGCGCTGCTCGTCGACGCGGAGCAGTGGGTGTCGCCCGACCAGTTGCTGCACCGGGTGTGGGGGGACGAGCTGCCCCGGCGGGCCAGGGAGACCCTGTACACCTATCTGTCGCGGCTGCGCGGCGCGTTGGAGGGGCACGGCCCCCGGATCACGCGCCGTTCCGGCGGGTACGTGCTGTCCCCGGGGGGCGCCGAGGTCGACCTGCACCGGTTCCGCGAGCTGGCGGAGCGGGCCAGGGCGACCGCGGACCCCGGGGCCGCGCTGGGGCTGTGGCGCGAGGCGCTGGGGCTGTGGCGGGGCGAGGCGCTCTCCGGCCTCGCCTCGCCCTGGCTCGACGGCGTCCGGCAGGTGCTCGACGACGAACGGTGGGCCGCGTTTCTCGACCACAACGACGCGGCGCTGGCCGCGGGGCGCCACGCCGAGCTGCTGCCGCGGCTCGCGGGCGCGGTGGCCGAGCGCGAGCTCGACCAGCGGCTCGCGGGCCAGTTGATGCTGGCCCTGTACCGGAGCGGGCGCGCGGCGGACGCGCTGACCCACTACGAGCGGGTGCGGCGCGGACTCGCGGAGGAGCTGGGCACCGATCCGGGCCCGGGGCTGCGGGACCTGTACCAGCGGGTCCTCGCCGACGCGCCCGGCCTCCAGGGCGGCGCGCCGTCGGCGACGGCGGCCGTTCCGCGCCAACTGCCCACGCCACCGCCGGTGTTCGTGGGCCGGCACCGGGAGCGTGACGAGCTGGGCACGGGTACGGCGCACGGCCGTCCTGTCGTGCTCCACACGGTCGGCGGCGCGGGCGGTGTGGGCAAGACGTGGCTCGCGCTGCGCTGGGCGCACGACAACCTGGCGCGGTTCCCCGACGGTCAGCTGTACGCGGACCTGCGCGGTTTCGACCCGGCCGCGGAGCCGGTCGAGCCGCACGCGGTGCTGCGGCGTTTCCTTGAGGCGCTGGGCGTCGATCCGGACGGGATGCCGGGCGACGCGGACGCGCGAACGGCCCTGTACCGCAGCCTCGTCGCGGGCAAGCGGCTGCTGGTCCTGCTGGACAACGCCAGGGACGCGGAGCAGGTGCGCCCGCTGCTGCCGGGCGGCCAGGGCTGCGTCGCGGTCATCACCAGCAGGAACCGCATGGACGCGCTGGTCGCCACGCACGGGGCGCGGCCGGTGCCGCTCGGCATGCTGCCGCCGGACGCGGCGCGGGAGTTGCTGGCCCGGCACCTCGGCGCGCGGCGCGTGGACGACGAGGCGCGGGCCGTGGACGCGCTGGTCGAGCACTGCGCGGGGCTGCCCCTCGCGCTGGGCATCGTCGCCGCCCGGGCCATCGCGCATCCGGAGTTCCCGCTCGCGCTGCTCGCCGGGGAGCTGCGTCCCGCGGACGAACGCCTCGACGCGTTGGAGACCGGTGACCTGTCGACGAGTCTGCGGACCGTGCTCCGGGCGTCCTGGCGGCCGTTGAGCGGGCCCGCGCGCGACCTGCTCGCGGCGCTCGGGTCGGCCCCCGCGGCACCCGACATCTCCAGGGCCGCGCTCGCGGCCCTGGCCGGGCGCGCGGCGGGGCCGGTGCGGCGCGTGGTCGCGGAGTTGGAGGCGGCGCACCTGCTCCAGCAGCACAGGCCAGGCCGGTTCCGGGTGCACGACCTGGTGCGGCTCTACGCGGCGGAGACGGCCCGCGAGGCGCCGGGCGCCGCCGAGGCGCCGCGCCGCCTGATCGACTTCTACGTGCAGACGGCGCACGTCGCGTGGCGCGTGATCGACGGCGCGGATTCGCCGTTCGCGGACCGGCTCGCGCCGCCGGCGCCCCTGCCGGGCTGCGAGCCGCTGCGGCTGTCGGGGGTCGAGGCGGCCATGGAGTGGTTCGGCACGGAGCACGACTGCCTGCTCGCCGCGCAGGAGGCGGCGCTCGACCTGGGGCTGCCCGAGCACGTCGTGGCCCTGGCCTGGTCGCTGCTGCCGTTCCACTGGGCCAGGCACCACCTGGCGGAGTACCTGGCGGCGTGGCGTTCGGCGGCGGCGGCCGTGGAGCGGTTCCCGGTGCGGCCGGTGCTGCGGATCGTCGTGGACTGGCGGCTGGGGCACACGGCCGCCGTCGCCGGCCGGTACGAGGAGGCGCTCGCGCACCTGGCGCGGGCCAGGGCGGCGGCCGAGGAGGCGGGCGACGCGGCGGGCCTGGCGCACGTGCACCGCACCACGGCCTGGGTGCTCGACCAGCGGGGGGACCTCGACGCGGCGCTCGGGCACGCCCGGCAGGCCCTGCGGCTCTACCGCGAGGTCGGGCACGCCGTCTGGCTGGCCATGCAGCGGAACGCGGTGGGCTGGCTGTACACGCTCCTCGGGCGCTACGAGGAGGCGCGCGAGCAGTGCGAGCAGGCGCTCGGCGTGCTGGACCCGGAGGGCCACGGCTCCGAGCGGGCGACCATCCTCGACACCCTGGGTCTCGTCGCGCACCGCACCGGGCGGCTGCCGGACGCCGTCGCGTACTACCTGCGGTCCCTCGACCTGGTGCGCGGCCTCGGGCTGGCCAGGGACGAGGCCGAGACGCTGGACCGGCTGGCGGAGACCTACCGGGACCTGGGCCGCCCCGAGGCGGCGCGCGAGGCGTGGGAGCAGGCTCTGGCCATCCACGTGGCCCAGGGCCGCGCCGAGGCGGCGGCCGAGACGCGGCGGAACCTGGCGGAGGGCGGCGCGGCGGCCGACGCGGACGCTTGA
- a CDS encoding class I SAM-dependent methyltransferase yields MQPREPSRTARATATLRAAHQELDGGRVLRDPLAAAMLGQDGEEVGRDGGAEDRWRAFRLFVAARARFAEDCLATAVHRHGVRQLVVLGAGLDTFAYRNPHEAAGLRVFEVDHPATQEWKRRRLAAAGIAPPPSLTFAPVDFERTDLPAGLAAAGFDPGRPAFFSWLGVVAYLDAGTVRSVLAWIAALPGGAEVVFDYTKPPALMTPRQRAAHEARAALVAAAGEPFVTSLDPGALAADLRALGFTTCEDLGPGEAVGRYLDDAATGASAEHMMRAGRLGAA; encoded by the coding sequence ATGCAGCCGCGCGAACCCAGCCGCACCGCCCGCGCCACCGCCACGCTGCGCGCGGCGCACCAGGAACTCGACGGCGGGCGCGTGCTGCGCGACCCGCTGGCCGCCGCCATGCTGGGGCAGGACGGGGAAGAGGTCGGCCGCGACGGCGGGGCCGAGGACAGGTGGCGGGCGTTCCGCCTGTTCGTCGCGGCCCGCGCCCGGTTCGCCGAGGACTGCCTGGCGACCGCGGTGCACCGGCACGGCGTGCGGCAACTGGTCGTGCTGGGCGCGGGACTCGACACCTTCGCCTACCGCAACCCGCACGAGGCGGCGGGCCTGCGGGTGTTCGAGGTGGACCATCCCGCGACGCAGGAGTGGAAACGCCGCCGCCTGGCCGCCGCCGGGATCGCCCCGCCGCCCTCGCTGACGTTCGCGCCGGTCGACTTCGAGCGGACGGACCTGCCCGCCGGGCTGGCGGCGGCCGGCTTCGACCCGGGCCGTCCTGCGTTCTTCAGCTGGCTCGGCGTGGTCGCCTACCTCGACGCGGGAACGGTGCGGTCCGTCCTGGCCTGGATCGCTGCCCTGCCAGGTGGCGCCGAGGTCGTCTTCGACTACACCAAGCCGCCCGCGCTGATGACCCCGCGGCAGCGCGCCGCCCACGAGGCCCGCGCGGCGCTGGTCGCCGCGGCGGGCGAGCCGTTCGTGACCAGCCTCGACCCCGGGGCGCTGGCCGCCGACCTGCGCGCGCTCGGGTTCACGACGTGCGAGGACCTGGGCCCTGGCGAGGCCGTCGGACGCTACCTCGACGACGCCGCCACCGGCGCGAGCGCCGAGCACATGATGCGCGCCGGCCGCCTCGGGGCCGCCTGA
- a CDS encoding SDR family oxidoreductase, protein MTGPRQRGAGRDRTPRPAPSPVLITGCSSGIGRACALRLHRAGHTVYATARDPGSIADLAERGLRTLRLDVTDGPGMRAAVEAVEAEHGAVGVLVNSAGYALSGPVEEAEPEAVRQQFETNVVGPHRLNRLVLPAMRARGRGTIVNISSIFGRYGVPGAGFYQASKHALEAMSDALRLEVAPFGVRVLLIEPGPVRSTEFGTKYVDNLTSSGPDYAEFRRELADYFDAIYTGRRATLAGAFALHADDVARAVQKAIAPSRLNLRARYPVGFLARSTITLRRLAPDFVFDNVFARRQFPVPAGPRRRSRAQQGDQR, encoded by the coding sequence GTGACGGGACCGCGGCAGCGCGGTGCCGGGCGGGACCGCACGCCCCGCCCGGCACCGTCGCCCGTTCTCATCACCGGCTGCTCCTCCGGCATCGGGCGGGCCTGCGCGCTGCGGCTGCACCGCGCCGGGCACACCGTGTACGCCACCGCGCGCGACCCCGGCTCGATCGCGGACCTCGCGGAACGGGGGCTGCGCACCCTGCGCCTCGACGTCACCGATGGTCCCGGCATGCGGGCCGCCGTTGAGGCCGTGGAGGCCGAGCACGGCGCCGTCGGCGTGCTCGTCAACAGCGCCGGCTACGCCCTCTCGGGACCCGTTGAGGAGGCGGAACCCGAGGCCGTGCGGCAGCAGTTCGAGACCAACGTCGTCGGCCCGCACCGGCTCAACCGGCTCGTGCTGCCCGCGATGCGCGCCCGCGGCCGGGGCACCATCGTCAACATCTCCTCCATCTTCGGCCGGTACGGCGTGCCGGGCGCCGGCTTCTACCAGGCGAGCAAGCACGCGCTCGAAGCGATGAGCGACGCGCTGCGCCTGGAAGTCGCCCCGTTCGGCGTCCGCGTGCTGCTCATCGAGCCCGGCCCGGTGCGCAGCACCGAGTTCGGCACCAAGTACGTCGACAACCTCACGTCCTCGGGCCCCGACTACGCCGAGTTCCGCCGGGAGCTGGCCGACTACTTCGACGCCATCTACACCGGCAGGCGCGCCACGCTCGCGGGGGCGTTCGCCCTGCACGCCGACGACGTGGCGCGCGCCGTGCAGAAGGCGATCGCCCCGTCCCGGCTCAACCTGCGCGCCCGGTACCCCGTCGGCTTCCTCGCGCGCAGCACGATCACCCTGCGCCGCCTGGCACCCGACTTCGTTTTCGACAACGTGTTCGCGCGCCGGCAGTTCCCGGTTCCCGCCGGGCCGCGGCGGCGCTCGCGGGCACAGCAAGGAGATCAGCGATGA
- a CDS encoding serine hydrolase domain-containing protein has translation MRTTTGARWGRSAGTRTLLGLAGVGAITVGTLLGTNAGAQGAADAGRGPGGPLQRHADAVRESGATGLVARARAADGRDTAVRAGVADLAEDGAVPWDAYYRIGSDTKTFVAVVVLQLVAEGTLDLDDTVGRWLPGVVAGNGNDGDRITVRNLLQHTSGLANYTDILFGDPAQLTPENYRAQRFTARTPEEKVALAMTRAPGWLPDADDPASETRWAYSNTNYVLAGMIIERATGHTWEREVHERVIEPLGLRRTMTMGTSAYVPHPTATAYLQFPGTRELTDTTLSVDGGADGGIISTTDDMNTFLRALMDGRLLPPEQLAQMRTTVPESQEPGEDARYGLGIAWRPAEGCPDGVWHHGGTSFGTVSETAVTEDGEVSAAAAVFTTRFGDEERFMRQQEATIALVDRAVCGTRR, from the coding sequence ATGAGAACGACGACGGGTGCACGATGGGGCCGCTCGGCCGGAACGCGGACGCTGCTCGGCCTGGCCGGGGTCGGCGCGATCACGGTCGGCACGCTGCTGGGCACGAACGCGGGTGCCCAGGGCGCCGCGGACGCCGGGCGGGGTCCCGGCGGCCCGTTGCAGCGGCACGCCGACGCCGTGCGCGAGTCGGGGGCCACCGGCCTGGTGGCCCGCGCCCGCGCGGCCGACGGGCGCGACACGGCGGTCAGGGCGGGCGTCGCGGACCTGGCGGAGGACGGCGCGGTGCCCTGGGACGCGTACTACCGGATCGGCAGCGACACCAAGACGTTCGTGGCCGTGGTGGTCCTCCAACTGGTCGCCGAGGGAACGCTCGACCTGGACGACACGGTCGGCCGGTGGCTGCCCGGGGTGGTCGCAGGAAACGGCAACGACGGCGACCGGATCACCGTCAGGAACCTGTTGCAGCACACCAGCGGGCTGGCGAACTACACCGACATCCTCTTCGGAGACCCGGCCCAGTTGACGCCCGAGAACTACCGTGCACAACGCTTCACGGCCCGTACGCCGGAGGAGAAGGTCGCGCTGGCCATGACGCGCGCCCCCGGCTGGCTGCCCGACGCGGACGACCCGGCGTCCGAGACCCGGTGGGCCTACTCCAACACCAACTACGTCCTGGCCGGAATGATCATCGAACGGGCGACGGGCCACACCTGGGAACGTGAGGTGCACGAGCGCGTCATCGAACCGCTCGGGCTGCGCCGCACCATGACCATGGGCACCTCGGCCTACGTGCCGCATCCCACGGCCACCGCCTACCTCCAGTTTCCCGGCACGCGGGAACTGACCGACACCACGCTGTCCGTCGACGGCGGCGCGGACGGCGGCATCATCAGCACCACCGACGACATGAACACCTTCCTGCGGGCGCTGATGGACGGCCGGCTGCTGCCTCCGGAACAGCTCGCGCAGATGCGCACCACGGTGCCGGAGAGCCAGGAGCCCGGCGAGGACGCGCGGTACGGGCTCGGCATCGCCTGGCGCCCGGCCGAGGGCTGCCCCGACGGCGTGTGGCACCACGGGGGCACCTCGTTCGGCACGGTCTCGGAGACGGCGGTGACCGAGGACGGCGAAGTCTCGGCCGCGGCGGCCGTGTTCACCACCCGCTTCGGTGACGAGGAGCGCTTCATGCGGCAGCAGGAGGCCACGATCGCCCTGGTCGACCGCGCGGTCTGCGGAACGCGCCGGTGA
- a CDS encoding pentapeptide repeat-containing protein: MTDEPSAASGGPLVPWPHCGHGATADDRVGCRGVRIAGRAACLVHVDEAERAAYLGGLAPGADVDHRGTSFDSRLLDRLLAALRDPATGRSRLGAAQFQEASFAGDVQFARAVFSGEARFYGASFGGDAQFERAAFSGAAGFDRVAFVGRAGFDQATFTGDAGFHGTTFAGAAGFERATFTGEAGFHGAAFSGEARFDQAVFGSDAGFYGAAFRGEAGFHRAEFAGDAQFERVEFAGDAGFRWARFEAAPRLGPLTCAGTVELSGAVFGAPVTVEVAAGALALRRTRFASTAALRARYARVDLSGAVLEYPVSLAAEPQPFTDDSGGEVADRTRGDADAGVRVLSLNGVDTSHLSLTDVDMAECRLAGAVNLDQLSLSGRVTFARPPVGWHRRGVLPARWSHRKVLVEEHHFRAAGHRGPAARGWRPDPDRQDASPAPDLRAVVVAGLYRQLRKALEDGKNEPGAADFYYGEMEMRRRDRGTPFPERLLLRLYWATSGYGLRASRALAWLGAAMTATVLALMLWGLPADEPKPSVTGRQVEAGQELALVTDTPPPVNPGGPPGDRLTAERFEKALRVVINSGVFRSSGQHLTTAGTYTEMAARFSAPLLLALAVLAVRARVKR, encoded by the coding sequence CCCGCTGGTGCCGTGGCCGCACTGCGGCCACGGCGCCACCGCCGATGACCGGGTCGGCTGCCGAGGCGTCCGTATCGCCGGGCGCGCCGCGTGCCTGGTGCACGTGGACGAGGCCGAACGCGCGGCGTATCTGGGCGGGTTGGCGCCCGGCGCCGATGTGGACCATCGCGGCACCTCGTTCGATTCCCGCCTGCTCGACCGTCTCCTCGCCGCGCTGCGCGATCCCGCCACCGGTCGGTCGCGCCTCGGCGCCGCGCAGTTCCAGGAGGCGTCCTTCGCGGGCGACGTTCAGTTCGCGCGGGCCGTGTTCAGCGGTGAGGCGCGGTTCTACGGGGCGTCCTTCGGCGGCGACGCCCAGTTCGAGCGGGCGGCGTTCTCCGGTGCCGCCGGGTTCGATCGGGTGGCGTTCGTCGGCAGGGCCGGGTTCGATCAGGCCACGTTCACCGGAGACGCCGGGTTCCACGGAACGACGTTCGCCGGTGCGGCCGGTTTCGAGCGGGCGACGTTCACGGGTGAGGCCGGGTTCCACGGGGCGGCGTTCTCGGGGGAGGCCAGGTTCGACCAGGCCGTCTTCGGCAGCGACGCCGGGTTCTACGGTGCCGCGTTCCGTGGTGAGGCAGGGTTCCACCGAGCGGAGTTCGCGGGCGACGCCCAGTTCGAGCGGGTGGAGTTCGCGGGCGACGCCGGGTTCCGGTGGGCGCGGTTCGAGGCGGCGCCCCGGCTCGGGCCCCTGACGTGCGCGGGCACGGTGGAGCTGAGCGGGGCGGTGTTCGGCGCACCGGTGACGGTGGAGGTGGCGGCGGGCGCGCTGGCGTTGCGGCGGACGCGGTTCGCCTCGACGGCGGCCCTGCGCGCGCGGTACGCCCGCGTGGACCTGTCCGGCGCGGTGCTGGAGTACCCGGTCAGCCTGGCGGCCGAGCCGCAGCCGTTCACGGACGACTCGGGCGGCGAGGTGGCGGACCGGACGCGCGGGGACGCGGACGCGGGAGTGCGGGTCCTGTCGCTCAACGGCGTCGACACCTCCCATCTCAGCCTGACGGACGTGGACATGGCCGAGTGCCGTCTCGCGGGCGCGGTGAACCTGGACCAGCTCAGCCTCAGCGGCCGGGTCACGTTCGCCCGCCCGCCGGTCGGCTGGCACCGTCGCGGCGTGCTGCCCGCGCGCTGGTCGCACCGCAAAGTCCTGGTCGAGGAGCACCACTTCCGCGCCGCCGGACATCGCGGCCCCGCAGCGCGCGGCTGGCGGCCCGATCCGGACCGGCAGGACGCGTCGCCCGCGCCCGACCTGCGCGCCGTGGTGGTGGCCGGGCTGTACCGGCAGTTGCGCAAGGCCCTGGAGGACGGCAAGAACGAGCCGGGGGCCGCCGACTTCTACTACGGCGAGATGGAGATGCGCCGCCGGGACCGCGGCACCCCGTTCCCCGAACGCCTGCTGCTGCGCCTGTACTGGGCCACCTCGGGCTACGGTCTGCGGGCCTCCCGCGCCCTCGCGTGGCTCGGTGCCGCCATGACGGCCACCGTGCTGGCCCTGATGCTGTGGGGGCTGCCGGCCGACGAGCCGAAGCCGTCCGTCACCGGTCGGCAGGTCGAGGCAGGCCAGGAACTCGCGCTGGTCACGGACACCCCGCCGCCGGTCAACCCCGGTGGTCCGCCGGGCGACCGCTTGACCGCCGAGCGGTTCGAGAAGGCGCTGCGGGTCGTGATCAACAGCGGCGTGTTCCGCTCCTCGGGGCAGCACCTCACCACGGCGGGCACCTACACCGAGATGGCCGCCCGGTTCTCCGCGCCGCTGCTGCTCGCCCTGGCCGTTCTCGCGGTCCGCGCCCGCGTCAAACGCTGA
- a CDS encoding cytochrome P450, translating into MTTVRTGRRVAPGPKGAPLLGSLGSWKRNTADFLLGLQRDYGEIVRMRLGPMTVYQVTEPDAVRRVLVQNHGNYVRGPLYEQFGVVMGKGLLTTDGEFWRAHRRTVQPVFLRNAVPDIMPNLVEATGRMLDEWERKAAANEPVDLMTDMLKLTLVTLSGSLFAHDIGPFTEELKDTVDDVVTVMFRRGVPSEMVPSWLPTERKRKIAQIHRVFDRLVAELREGYAKTGEGPLMDLMERATDPDTGKPWTHQQIKDEILTIYLAGHETTAVALCWTLLSIAEHPHVQEELDAEIAAVLGGGTPTAEAAESLTYTKMVIDESLRMHPPIWIFPRAAVDADVLGGYDVEAGASVLLSPLVSHHNPRWWDNPMAFDPQRFTPEAVKERPRLAYLPFGAGPRQCVGNLMALLELRVIVSMINQRFRLSRIPGASLGYGSPVISLRPLHDVRVTPHPRPRAASAVSDRAAGSPPAACPFGGDA; encoded by the coding sequence ATGACCACCGTGCGGACCGGCCGCCGGGTGGCCCCGGGCCCCAAGGGCGCCCCGCTCCTCGGCAGCCTCGGCTCGTGGAAGCGGAACACGGCCGACTTCCTGCTCGGGCTCCAGCGCGACTACGGCGAGATCGTGCGCATGCGGCTCGGGCCGATGACCGTGTACCAGGTCACGGAACCCGACGCGGTGCGGCGCGTCCTGGTGCAGAACCACGGCAACTACGTGCGCGGGCCCCTGTACGAGCAGTTCGGCGTCGTCATGGGCAAGGGGCTGCTCACGACCGACGGCGAGTTCTGGCGCGCGCACCGCAGGACCGTGCAGCCGGTGTTCCTGCGCAACGCCGTCCCCGACATCATGCCCAACCTCGTCGAGGCGACCGGCCGCATGCTCGACGAGTGGGAGCGCAAGGCCGCCGCGAACGAGCCGGTCGACCTGATGACCGACATGCTCAAGCTCACCCTCGTCACCCTCAGCGGGTCGCTGTTCGCCCACGACATCGGCCCGTTCACCGAGGAGCTGAAGGACACCGTCGACGACGTCGTCACCGTCATGTTCCGCCGGGGCGTGCCCTCCGAGATGGTGCCCTCGTGGCTGCCGACCGAGCGGAAGCGCAAGATCGCGCAGATCCACCGCGTCTTCGACCGGCTCGTGGCCGAACTGCGCGAGGGCTACGCGAAGACCGGCGAGGGCCCGCTGATGGACCTCATGGAACGGGCCACCGACCCCGACACCGGCAAGCCGTGGACGCACCAGCAGATCAAGGACGAAATCCTCACGATCTACCTGGCCGGGCACGAGACGACGGCCGTCGCCCTGTGCTGGACCCTGCTGTCCATCGCCGAACACCCGCACGTGCAGGAGGAGTTGGACGCCGAGATCGCGGCCGTGCTCGGCGGCGGAACGCCCACGGCCGAGGCCGCCGAGTCCCTGACCTACACCAAGATGGTCATCGACGAAAGCCTCCGCATGCACCCGCCGATCTGGATCTTCCCCCGCGCGGCGGTGGACGCCGACGTGCTCGGCGGCTACGACGTCGAGGCCGGCGCGTCCGTGCTGCTCTCGCCGCTCGTCTCGCACCACAACCCCCGCTGGTGGGACAACCCGATGGCGTTCGACCCCCAGCGCTTCACCCCCGAGGCGGTGAAGGAACGGCCCCGCCTGGCGTACCTGCCGTTCGGCGCGGGACCGCGCCAGTGCGTCGGCAACCTCATGGCGCTGCTCGAACTGCGGGTCATCGTCTCCATGATCAACCAGCGGTTCCGGCTCAGCCGCATCCCCGGCGCCTCCCTCGGCTACGGCTCTCCCGTCATCTCGCTGCGCCCGCTGCACGACGTGCGCGTGACCCCGCACCCGCGCCCCCGGGCCGCGTCCGCCGTCTCCGACCGGGCGGCCGGTTCACCGCCCGCGGCCTGCCCGTTCGGCGGCGACGCGTAA